From one Lycium ferocissimum isolate CSIRO_LF1 chromosome 5, AGI_CSIRO_Lferr_CH_V1, whole genome shotgun sequence genomic stretch:
- the LOC132055337 gene encoding putative hydrolase C777.06c isoform X2: MAAFLGIVRPPFHTLFSITRSTRQFSCTSNNSILISTKRKSQFTASLHSSSTSSQNGAEVSANQSEIIFIGTGTSEGIPRVSCLTNPLKTCPVCTKATEPGNRNRRMNTGILVRHTRPSGNCNILIDVGKFFYHSALRWFPAYGIRTIDAVIITHSHADAIGGMDDLRDWTNNVQPSVPIYVASRDFEVMKKTHYYLVDKSGIIPGAAVSELQFNIIKEDPFVVHDLEIIPLPVWHGSGYRSLGFRFGNTCYISDVSDIPEETYPLLQDCELLIMDALRPDRSSSTHFGLPRALDEVRKIKPKRTLFTGMMHLMDHEVVNERLLKLKETEGIDVQLSYDGLRVPVSLQAFRSDSTNLAILSE, translated from the exons ATGGCGGCCTTTCTCGGAATAGTTCGTCCTCCTTTTCATACACTCTTCTCTATAACCCGTTCCACTCGCCAATTTTCTTGCACCAGTAATAATTCAATCTTAATTTCAACAAAAAGGAAATCTCAATTCACAGCTTCTCTTCATTCTA GTTCTACAAGTTCGCAAAATGGAGCTGAGGTATCTGCAAACCAATCTGAGATAATATTTATCGGAACCGGTACAAGTGAAGGAATTCCACGAGTGAGCTGCCTCACTAACCCCTTGAAGACTTGTCCT GTGTGCACTAAAGCTACTGAACCGGGTAACAGAAATAGGAGAATGAACACTGGCATCCTTGTTCGCCATACCAGGCCCTCTGGCAACTGTAACATTCTTATAGATGTCGGCaa GTTCTTCTACCATAGTGCTCTGAGATGGTTTCCTGCTTATGG GATAAGAACAATTGACGCGGTCATTATAACTCATTCTCATGCTGATGCAATAGGAG GTATGGATGATCTTCGCGATTGGACTAACAATGTCCAGCCCTCTGTTCCTATTTATGTGGCCAGTCGTGACTTTGAG GTGATGAAGAAAACTCACTATTATTTGGtagacaaaagtggtatcattCCGGGAGCTGCAGTCTCAGAGTTGCAATTTAACATCATAAAGGAAGATCCATTCGTTGTACATGATCTTGAG ATAATTCCTTTACCAGTGTGGCATGGCTCTGGTTATCGTTCTTTGGGCTTTCGATTTGGGAATACTTGTTATATCAG CGATGTAAGTGATATACCCGAGGAAACTTACCCGCTTCTGCAGGACTGTGAACTCCTTATCATG GATGCTTTGCGGCCAGATAGATCTTCCTCAACACATTTTGGCCTTCCAAGG GCTCTGGATGAAGTGCggaaaatcaaaccaaaaagaACACTTTTCACTG GCATGATGCATCTCATGGATCATGAAGTAGTAAATGAAAGGCTACTGAAACTGAAGGAGACGGAAGGCATCGATGTGCAACTTAGCTATGATGGGCTTCGAGTACCAGTGAGCTTGCAGGCTTTCAGGTCTGACTCGACAAACCTGGCTATTCTTTCTGAATAA
- the LOC132055336 gene encoding beta-fructofuranosidase, insoluble isoenzyme CWINV1-like isoform X1 — MGYFSVWLPIFLFISIQGYGIQLFEASSRVIETPDQIYRTGFHFQPAKYWMNGPMIYMGIYHFFYQYNPYNAQAGNIVWGHSTSSDLINWTPQPPALLRSEPYDFKGCFSGSTTLLSGTKPAIIYTGVDFSDIQVQNLAVPKNLADPFLVEWVKSPYNPLIAPNSVNKIDGQNFRDPTTAWLNPDGYWRMVVGNQQNGTGIGLLYRSKNFIDWIQVEHPLHSLENSGMWECPDFFPVSTISQIGLDTSIMGPNVKHVFKASKASSDYYTIGIYNPNKDIFIPDNDSLDIGLGFRYDYGKFYASKTFFDSATNRRISFGWINESVNNLEINSIRGWAGLQGIPRRIWLHKSGNQLLQWPIVEIEKLRMNPVVEGTTVLMAGSVREISGVTATQADIEISFLARTLENAEKWEANWTNPQQVCSIKGASVKGALGPFGLLVLASDDMQEYTAVFFRIFKGDNNNFIVLMCSDQSRSSLHLPSSDYDKTTYGAFLNVDPVQEKLSLRTLIDHSIVESFGGEGKACITARVYPTNIAIDGRTHLYVFNNGSQSVDISKLTAWSMKTAQIN, encoded by the exons ATGGGTTATTTTAGTGTTTGGCTTCCAATTTTCTTATTCATTTCAATTCAGGGCTATGGCATTCAATTATTTGAAGCTTCTTCTCGTGTCATAGAGACACCGGATCAGATATACAGGACTGGTTTTCATTTTCAACCTGCCAAGTATTGGATGAATG GACCAATGATATACATGGGAATATACCATTTCTTCTACCAATACAATCCTTACAATGCACAAGCAGGCAACATAGTATGGGGCCATTCCACGTCATCCGATCTCATCAACTGGACCCCACAACCACCAGCTCTACTCCGATCAGAACCGTACGATTTCAAAGGCTGTTTTTCTGGTTCTACAACTCTCCTTTCAGGGACAAAACCGGCAATTATCTACACTGGTGTTGACTTTTCTGATATACAAGTCCAAAATTTAGCTGTACCCAAAAATTTAGCCGACCCGTTTCTTGTCGAATGGGTCAAATCGCCTTATAATCCATTAATTGCACCGAATTCTGTGAATAAAATTGATGGTCAGAATTTTAGAGATCCAACTACTGCTTGGTTAAATCCTGATGGATATTGGAGAATGGTTGTTGGAAATCAACAAAATGGAACAG GAATTGGTCTATTGTATAGAAGCAAAAACTTCATTGATTGGATTCAGGTTGAACATCCATTGCATTCATTGGAAAATTCAGGAATGTGGGAATGCCCTGATTTTTTTCCTGTTTCAACGATTAGTCAAATTGGTTTAGATACTTCCATAATGGGTCCAAATGTGAAACATGTATTCAAGGCAAGTAAAGCAAGCAGTGATTACTATACAATTGGGATATATAATCCGAATAAGGATATTTTTATCCCGGATAATGACTCACTGGACATTGGATTAGGATTTAGATATGACTATGGGAAATTTTATGCTTCTAAAACATTTTTTGATAGTGCTACTAATAGGAGGATATCGTTTGGATGGATTAATGAATCAGTAAATAATCTTGAGATTAATAGTATTAGGGGGTGGGCTGGTCTTCAAGGAATTCCTAGAAGAATTTGGCTACATAAATCTGGAAATCAGTTGTTGCAATGGCCAATAGTTGAAATTGAAAAGCTTCGAATGAACCCAGTTGTTGAAGGTACAACAGTTCTTATGGCTGGATCAGTACGTGAAATTTCTGGAGTCACTGCTACGCAG GCAGATatagaaatttcttttttagCAAGAACGTTGGAAAACGCAGAGAAATGGGAAGCAAATTGGACAAATCCACAACAAGTGTGTAGCATAAAAGGTGCATCAGTAAAAGGTGCGCTTGGACCATTTGGTTTACTAGTCTTGGCATCTGATGACATGCAAGAATATACTGCAGTTTTCTTCAGAATTTTCAAAGGAGATAACAATAATTTTATAGTCCTCATGTGTAGTGATCAGAGCAG GTCTTCCTTACACTTGCCTTCTAGTGATTATGACAAAACCACTTATGGAGCCTTCTTGAATGTGGACcctgttcaagaaaaattgtcGCTGAGGACTTTG ATTGATCACTCAATAGTGGAGAGCTTTGGTGGAGAAGGAAAGGCTTGCATTACAGCTAGAGTTTACCCAACTAATATAGCCATCGATGGTCGAACCCATTTGTATGTCTTCAACAATGGTTCTCAGAGTGTTGACATCTCAAAATTAACTGCTTGGAGCATGAAAACAGCTCAGATCAATTGA
- the LOC132055336 gene encoding fructan 6-exohydrolase-like isoform X2, with protein MIYMGIYHFFYQYNPYNAQAGNIVWGHSTSSDLINWTPQPPALLRSEPYDFKGCFSGSTTLLSGTKPAIIYTGVDFSDIQVQNLAVPKNLADPFLVEWVKSPYNPLIAPNSVNKIDGQNFRDPTTAWLNPDGYWRMVVGNQQNGTGIGLLYRSKNFIDWIQVEHPLHSLENSGMWECPDFFPVSTISQIGLDTSIMGPNVKHVFKASKASSDYYTIGIYNPNKDIFIPDNDSLDIGLGFRYDYGKFYASKTFFDSATNRRISFGWINESVNNLEINSIRGWAGLQGIPRRIWLHKSGNQLLQWPIVEIEKLRMNPVVEGTTVLMAGSVREISGVTATQADIEISFLARTLENAEKWEANWTNPQQVCSIKGASVKGALGPFGLLVLASDDMQEYTAVFFRIFKGDNNNFIVLMCSDQSRSSLHLPSSDYDKTTYGAFLNVDPVQEKLSLRTLIDHSIVESFGGEGKACITARVYPTNIAIDGRTHLYVFNNGSQSVDISKLTAWSMKTAQIN; from the exons ATGATATACATGGGAATATACCATTTCTTCTACCAATACAATCCTTACAATGCACAAGCAGGCAACATAGTATGGGGCCATTCCACGTCATCCGATCTCATCAACTGGACCCCACAACCACCAGCTCTACTCCGATCAGAACCGTACGATTTCAAAGGCTGTTTTTCTGGTTCTACAACTCTCCTTTCAGGGACAAAACCGGCAATTATCTACACTGGTGTTGACTTTTCTGATATACAAGTCCAAAATTTAGCTGTACCCAAAAATTTAGCCGACCCGTTTCTTGTCGAATGGGTCAAATCGCCTTATAATCCATTAATTGCACCGAATTCTGTGAATAAAATTGATGGTCAGAATTTTAGAGATCCAACTACTGCTTGGTTAAATCCTGATGGATATTGGAGAATGGTTGTTGGAAATCAACAAAATGGAACAG GAATTGGTCTATTGTATAGAAGCAAAAACTTCATTGATTGGATTCAGGTTGAACATCCATTGCATTCATTGGAAAATTCAGGAATGTGGGAATGCCCTGATTTTTTTCCTGTTTCAACGATTAGTCAAATTGGTTTAGATACTTCCATAATGGGTCCAAATGTGAAACATGTATTCAAGGCAAGTAAAGCAAGCAGTGATTACTATACAATTGGGATATATAATCCGAATAAGGATATTTTTATCCCGGATAATGACTCACTGGACATTGGATTAGGATTTAGATATGACTATGGGAAATTTTATGCTTCTAAAACATTTTTTGATAGTGCTACTAATAGGAGGATATCGTTTGGATGGATTAATGAATCAGTAAATAATCTTGAGATTAATAGTATTAGGGGGTGGGCTGGTCTTCAAGGAATTCCTAGAAGAATTTGGCTACATAAATCTGGAAATCAGTTGTTGCAATGGCCAATAGTTGAAATTGAAAAGCTTCGAATGAACCCAGTTGTTGAAGGTACAACAGTTCTTATGGCTGGATCAGTACGTGAAATTTCTGGAGTCACTGCTACGCAG GCAGATatagaaatttcttttttagCAAGAACGTTGGAAAACGCAGAGAAATGGGAAGCAAATTGGACAAATCCACAACAAGTGTGTAGCATAAAAGGTGCATCAGTAAAAGGTGCGCTTGGACCATTTGGTTTACTAGTCTTGGCATCTGATGACATGCAAGAATATACTGCAGTTTTCTTCAGAATTTTCAAAGGAGATAACAATAATTTTATAGTCCTCATGTGTAGTGATCAGAGCAG GTCTTCCTTACACTTGCCTTCTAGTGATTATGACAAAACCACTTATGGAGCCTTCTTGAATGTGGACcctgttcaagaaaaattgtcGCTGAGGACTTTG ATTGATCACTCAATAGTGGAGAGCTTTGGTGGAGAAGGAAAGGCTTGCATTACAGCTAGAGTTTACCCAACTAATATAGCCATCGATGGTCGAACCCATTTGTATGTCTTCAACAATGGTTCTCAGAGTGTTGACATCTCAAAATTAACTGCTTGGAGCATGAAAACAGCTCAGATCAATTGA
- the LOC132055337 gene encoding putative hydrolase C777.06c isoform X1: MAAFLGIVRPPFHTLFSITRSTRQFSCTSNNSILISTKRKSQFKSVFTAFLHSSSTSSQNGAEVSANQSEIIFIGTGTSEGIPRVSCLTNPLKTCPVCTKATEPGNRNRRMNTGILVRHTRPSGNCNILIDVGKFFYHSALRWFPAYGIRTIDAVIITHSHADAIGGMDDLRDWTNNVQPSVPIYVASRDFEVMKKTHYYLVDKSGIIPGAAVSELQFNIIKEDPFVVHDLEIIPLPVWHGSGYRSLGFRFGNTCYISDVSDIPEETYPLLQDCELLIMDALRPDRSSSTHFGLPRALDEVRKIKPKRTLFTGMMHLMDHEVVNERLLKLKETEGIDVQLSYDGLRVPVSLQAFRSDSTNLAILSE, from the exons ATGGCGGCCTTTCTCGGAATAGTTCGTCCTCCTTTTCATACACTCTTCTCTATAACCCGTTCCACTCGCCAATTTTCTTGCACCAGTAATAATTCAATCTTAATTTCAACAAAAAGG AAATCTCAATTCAAATCCGTCTTCACTGCTTTTCTTCATTCCA GTTCTACAAGTTCGCAAAATGGAGCTGAGGTATCTGCAAACCAATCTGAGATAATATTTATCGGAACCGGTACAAGTGAAGGAATTCCACGAGTGAGCTGCCTCACTAACCCCTTGAAGACTTGTCCT GTGTGCACTAAAGCTACTGAACCGGGTAACAGAAATAGGAGAATGAACACTGGCATCCTTGTTCGCCATACCAGGCCCTCTGGCAACTGTAACATTCTTATAGATGTCGGCaa GTTCTTCTACCATAGTGCTCTGAGATGGTTTCCTGCTTATGG GATAAGAACAATTGACGCGGTCATTATAACTCATTCTCATGCTGATGCAATAGGAG GTATGGATGATCTTCGCGATTGGACTAACAATGTCCAGCCCTCTGTTCCTATTTATGTGGCCAGTCGTGACTTTGAG GTGATGAAGAAAACTCACTATTATTTGGtagacaaaagtggtatcattCCGGGAGCTGCAGTCTCAGAGTTGCAATTTAACATCATAAAGGAAGATCCATTCGTTGTACATGATCTTGAG ATAATTCCTTTACCAGTGTGGCATGGCTCTGGTTATCGTTCTTTGGGCTTTCGATTTGGGAATACTTGTTATATCAG CGATGTAAGTGATATACCCGAGGAAACTTACCCGCTTCTGCAGGACTGTGAACTCCTTATCATG GATGCTTTGCGGCCAGATAGATCTTCCTCAACACATTTTGGCCTTCCAAGG GCTCTGGATGAAGTGCggaaaatcaaaccaaaaagaACACTTTTCACTG GCATGATGCATCTCATGGATCATGAAGTAGTAAATGAAAGGCTACTGAAACTGAAGGAGACGGAAGGCATCGATGTGCAACTTAGCTATGATGGGCTTCGAGTACCAGTGAGCTTGCAGGCTTTCAGGTCTGACTCGACAAACCTGGCTATTCTTTCTGAATAA
- the LOC132055337 gene encoding putative hydrolase C777.06c isoform X3, which translates to MASLHSSSTSSQNGAEVSANQSEIIFIGTGTSEGIPRVSCLTNPLKTCPVCTKATEPGNRNRRMNTGILVRHTRPSGNCNILIDVGKFFYHSALRWFPAYGIRTIDAVIITHSHADAIGGMDDLRDWTNNVQPSVPIYVASRDFEVMKKTHYYLVDKSGIIPGAAVSELQFNIIKEDPFVVHDLEIIPLPVWHGSGYRSLGFRFGNTCYISDVSDIPEETYPLLQDCELLIMDALRPDRSSSTHFGLPRALDEVRKIKPKRTLFTGMMHLMDHEVVNERLLKLKETEGIDVQLSYDGLRVPVSLQAFRSDSTNLAILSE; encoded by the exons ATGGCTTCTCTTCATTCTA GTTCTACAAGTTCGCAAAATGGAGCTGAGGTATCTGCAAACCAATCTGAGATAATATTTATCGGAACCGGTACAAGTGAAGGAATTCCACGAGTGAGCTGCCTCACTAACCCCTTGAAGACTTGTCCT GTGTGCACTAAAGCTACTGAACCGGGTAACAGAAATAGGAGAATGAACACTGGCATCCTTGTTCGCCATACCAGGCCCTCTGGCAACTGTAACATTCTTATAGATGTCGGCaa GTTCTTCTACCATAGTGCTCTGAGATGGTTTCCTGCTTATGG GATAAGAACAATTGACGCGGTCATTATAACTCATTCTCATGCTGATGCAATAGGAG GTATGGATGATCTTCGCGATTGGACTAACAATGTCCAGCCCTCTGTTCCTATTTATGTGGCCAGTCGTGACTTTGAG GTGATGAAGAAAACTCACTATTATTTGGtagacaaaagtggtatcattCCGGGAGCTGCAGTCTCAGAGTTGCAATTTAACATCATAAAGGAAGATCCATTCGTTGTACATGATCTTGAG ATAATTCCTTTACCAGTGTGGCATGGCTCTGGTTATCGTTCTTTGGGCTTTCGATTTGGGAATACTTGTTATATCAG CGATGTAAGTGATATACCCGAGGAAACTTACCCGCTTCTGCAGGACTGTGAACTCCTTATCATG GATGCTTTGCGGCCAGATAGATCTTCCTCAACACATTTTGGCCTTCCAAGG GCTCTGGATGAAGTGCggaaaatcaaaccaaaaagaACACTTTTCACTG GCATGATGCATCTCATGGATCATGAAGTAGTAAATGAAAGGCTACTGAAACTGAAGGAGACGGAAGGCATCGATGTGCAACTTAGCTATGATGGGCTTCGAGTACCAGTGAGCTTGCAGGCTTTCAGGTCTGACTCGACAAACCTGGCTATTCTTTCTGAATAA